Proteins encoded within one genomic window of uncultured Draconibacterium sp.:
- a CDS encoding monovalent cation:proton antiporter-2 (CPA2) family protein has protein sequence MHNQEFFLNALIYLGAAVVSVPIAKKLGLGSVLGYLLAGIIIGPFVLGLVGNEAGEVMHFAEFGVVLMLFIIGLELEPKLLWKMRRNIFGLGGLQVLITAGIITGVALLFNFQLNRAVAIGLILALSSTAIVLQTLSEKGLMRNIAGRSAFSVLLFQDMAVIPILALLPIIATLGTPATLSDSSLNNIGQVAQMPGWLQLLIIIGAITAMVIIGRFAARHIFRLVAETGLHEVFVALALLMVIGIALGMDAIGLSPALGTFIAGVVLADSEYRHELETTIDPFKGLLLGLFFISVGAGINFNLLIENPWLIIGFVLLLIFIKFVVLLILGRIFRLKKGFEFLFAFLLAQASEFAFVLISFSKQNKLFDEQTSGMLLLVVTLSMAISPLLLIFNDKAVSPILARWQNKLEYDEIEDEETPVILAGFGRFGLTVGRILLANGIKVTILDNNPSNVETLRKYGFKLYFGDITRPTMLEKAGIEKARLLILSMAEHENALKVAEIVRKKYPHVKILARAKDIFHVFEYLNMNIDNAERENFHSAAELGNTALVELGFSKYEAYRATRTFKHHEDQVTEELYRHWLEDQGKFIQETRRFEEQVKETLQAEKNYSIHDTDCAWDVDSLKDEAKKEE, from the coding sequence ATGCATAATCAGGAATTCTTTTTAAATGCTTTAATCTACCTTGGAGCAGCCGTTGTTTCTGTTCCTATCGCCAAAAAACTGGGGCTTGGTTCGGTGCTGGGCTATCTGCTTGCCGGAATCATAATCGGACCCTTTGTTTTAGGATTGGTGGGTAACGAAGCCGGAGAAGTTATGCACTTTGCCGAGTTTGGTGTGGTATTAATGCTCTTTATTATTGGACTGGAACTGGAACCCAAACTTTTATGGAAAATGAGGCGTAACATTTTCGGTTTGGGGGGCTTGCAAGTACTCATTACTGCCGGAATTATTACCGGAGTTGCCTTGCTTTTTAACTTTCAGCTAAACCGTGCTGTGGCCATCGGGCTAATTCTGGCACTTTCGTCAACAGCAATTGTACTGCAAACCTTAAGCGAAAAAGGACTGATGCGAAATATTGCCGGGCGATCGGCTTTTTCAGTCCTATTATTTCAAGATATGGCGGTAATCCCAATACTGGCACTGTTGCCAATTATTGCAACTTTAGGTACGCCGGCCACTCTATCCGACTCATCACTTAACAACATTGGGCAGGTTGCGCAAATGCCGGGATGGCTGCAATTATTAATTATTATTGGAGCTATAACTGCCATGGTGATTATCGGCAGATTTGCTGCACGTCATATTTTTCGTTTGGTTGCAGAAACCGGTTTACACGAGGTTTTTGTTGCATTGGCACTGCTTATGGTAATTGGCATTGCGCTGGGAATGGATGCCATTGGGCTATCACCAGCACTGGGAACTTTTATAGCAGGTGTGGTTTTGGCCGACAGCGAATACCGCCACGAGCTGGAAACGACCATCGATCCGTTTAAAGGATTACTGCTCGGACTCTTCTTTATTTCGGTTGGTGCGGGTATAAATTTCAATCTGCTAATTGAAAATCCCTGGTTGATTATTGGCTTTGTGCTTCTCCTTATATTTATAAAGTTTGTAGTACTCTTAATTTTAGGCAGAATATTCCGGCTAAAGAAAGGATTCGAGTTTCTTTTCGCTTTTTTGCTTGCTCAGGCCAGCGAATTTGCTTTTGTACTCATCTCCTTCTCGAAACAAAACAAACTGTTTGACGAGCAAACTTCAGGAATGCTATTGTTAGTAGTTACCTTATCGATGGCCATTTCGCCTCTGCTACTCATTTTTAACGACAAAGCAGTGAGCCCGATTTTGGCACGCTGGCAAAACAAACTGGAATACGATGAGATTGAGGATGAAGAAACGCCGGTAATTCTTGCCGGATTCGGACGTTTTGGATTGACAGTAGGCCGGATTCTTCTTGCGAATGGAATAAAGGTTACCATCCTCGACAACAATCCATCAAATGTGGAAACGCTGCGTAAATACGGTTTCAAATTGTATTTTGGTGATATTACCCGACCTACGATGCTCGAAAAAGCAGGAATTGAAAAGGCACGCCTGCTTATATTAAGTATGGCCGAACACGAAAATGCTTTGAAAGTGGCCGAAATAGTGCGCAAAAAATACCCGCATGTAAAAATACTGGCGCGTGCCAAAGATATCTTCCATGTGTTTGAATACCTGAATATGAATATTGATAATGCCGAGCGGGAAAACTTTCATTCGGCTGCCGAGTTGGGAAATACGGCACTGGTTGAACTGGGTTTTTCGAAATACGAAGCTTACCGTGCCACCCGAACTTTTAAACATCACGAAGACCAGGTTACCGAAGAACTGTACCGCCACTGGTTAGAAGACCAGGGCAAATTTATTCAGGAAACCCGTCGTTTTGAAGAACAGGTAAAAGAAACGCTGCAGGCTGAAAAA